The Nitrospiria bacterium genome has a segment encoding these proteins:
- a CDS encoding ribonuclease H-like domain-containing protein, producing the protein MPGVSKNIVFFDLETQKSADEVGGWENKHLMRVSIGVTYSTRIGDFQVFEEDDVQELIEVLKEADLVIGYNIVGFDYPVLTGYSDFDFSKLSTFDILANIKQRLGFRLKLENVAQATLNAGKMADGLAALRWFKEGEFAKIALYCKEDVRITKEVYEFGKKNQFIFYSDRDNPKKRLDVNWP; encoded by the coding sequence ATGCCAGGCGTTTCCAAAAATATCGTTTTTTTTGATTTAGAAACCCAAAAAAGTGCCGATGAAGTGGGCGGTTGGGAAAACAAACATTTGATGAGAGTCTCGATTGGTGTGACATATAGTACACGCATAGGAGATTTTCAGGTTTTTGAAGAAGATGATGTGCAAGAACTCATTGAGGTGCTCAAAGAAGCGGATTTGGTCATCGGATATAACATTGTGGGTTTTGATTATCCGGTCTTAACCGGCTATTCGGATTTTGATTTTTCGAAACTGTCGACCTTCGATATTTTAGCCAATATTAAACAACGGCTTGGTTTTCGGTTGAAGCTTGAAAACGTGGCGCAGGCTACTTTAAATGCAGGAAAAATGGCAGATGGGTTGGCGGCCCTCCGTTGGTTTAAAGAAGGGGAATTTGCCAAAATTGCCCTATATTGCAAGGAAGATGTCAGAATTACAAAGGAAGTTTACGAATTCGGAAAGAAGAATCAATTTATTTTTTATTCGGATCGGGATAACCCCAAAAAACGTCTAGACGTTAACTGGCCCTAA
- a CDS encoding HAD-IA family hydrolase, with protein MVEYTINVHGLPILKGLFIFNFLTRKLGEIKLVIFDMDGTLIDPRIDVANALNVSLLNPFQSSSPLLPGNFWNDSKWNEKSHGAGSAFLSFAVPSGSGFSLSIPLRPASFRQYHPLPFGKRNLRRSGSRKKAVVSNKREKPLHSLLEGFNLKEHFEMVLGSDTMGKRKLSPLGILRVLDKLSVLPEQAIMVGDSPEDIQAGRAAGTHTCGVTYGYRTPKALVDEKPDFIINHLKGFLNLFANDPPTLF; from the coding sequence ATGGTTGAATATACCATAAATGTCCATGGGTTGCCAATTCTCAAAGGGTTGTTTATATTTAATTTCCTAACAAGGAAATTAGGAGAAATTAAACTGGTCATTTTCGATATGGACGGGACCCTCATTGACCCCCGGATTGATGTTGCCAATGCCTTAAACGTCTCCTTACTTAACCCATTTCAATCTTCCTCACCTCTCTTACCAGGAAATTTTTGGAATGATTCAAAATGGAATGAAAAATCTCATGGAGCAGGCTCTGCCTTCCTCTCATTTGCCGTGCCTTCAGGAAGCGGCTTCAGTTTATCGATCCCACTACGACCAGCATCTTTTAGACAATACCACCCTCTACCCTTCGGTAAGAGAAACCTTAGACGCTCTGGATCACGGAAGAAAGCGGTGGTCTCCAACAAACGGGAAAAACCGCTGCATTCCCTTCTGGAGGGTTTTAATTTAAAGGAACATTTTGAAATGGTTCTGGGATCCGATACCATGGGAAAGCGGAAACTTTCCCCCCTTGGGATCTTGAGGGTTTTGGACAAACTCAGTGTCCTACCTGAACAGGCCATCATGGTAGGGGATAGTCCTGAGGATATCCAGGCGGGCCGGGCTGCGGGAACCCACACATGCGGTGTTACCTATGGTTATAGAACACCAAAAGCCCTCGTAGATGAAAAACCGGATTTCATCATCAACCACCTCAAAGGTTTTTTAAACCTTTTTGCAAATGATCCCCCAACCCTTTTCTAA
- a CDS encoding HAD-IA family hydrolase, producing MKNKKILSDSQKKVSTLFFDGAGTLFHVKGSVGQIYSEVARKYEIKLSPEVLETEFKKAFRSSPPMAFPGLKKNLIHHREKEWWKNLVIRALNGMVFPRFNSFFDELFERFRGNSGWVLFSETRGVLRILKDKGYHLGIISNFDSRIYDVCRALDIDSFFDSITISSEVGAAKPNSKIFQVALSKHQVEPECALHVGDSPEEDIEGARSVGIFPFLINRSGSFSKTGESSNPKTNEPFFQVIHDLKGVISFLSQ from the coding sequence TTGAAAAACAAAAAGATCCTGTCCGATTCCCAAAAAAAAGTGTCTACTCTTTTTTTTGACGGTGCCGGAACCCTTTTTCATGTGAAAGGTTCTGTGGGACAGATTTATTCAGAGGTTGCCCGAAAGTATGAAATTAAATTATCTCCCGAAGTTTTAGAAACTGAATTTAAAAAAGCGTTCCGGTCTTCTCCTCCCATGGCCTTTCCTGGATTAAAGAAAAATTTGATTCATCATCGGGAAAAAGAATGGTGGAAAAACCTTGTGATCCGCGCTTTGAATGGAATGGTTTTTCCTCGATTTAATTCCTTTTTTGATGAACTTTTTGAACGGTTTCGGGGAAACTCTGGTTGGGTTCTTTTTTCTGAAACTCGGGGGGTTTTGAGAATTCTCAAAGACAAAGGGTACCACCTGGGAATTATTTCAAACTTTGATTCTAGAATTTATGACGTGTGCAGAGCTCTGGATATTGATTCCTTTTTCGATTCTATCACCATTTCCAGTGAAGTGGGGGCGGCAAAGCCGAATTCCAAGATTTTTCAGGTGGCATTATCGAAACATCAAGTAGAACCCGAGTGCGCCCTCCATGTTGGGGATAGCCCTGAAGAGGATATTGAGGGGGCGAGGTCTGTGGGAATTTTTCCTTTTTTAATTAATCGCTCGGGGTCTTTCTCTAAAACCGGGGAAAGTTCAAACCCAAAAACCAATGAACCCTTCTTTCAGGTCATTCACGATTTGAAAGGGGTTATATCATTTTTATCTCAGTAA
- a CDS encoding histidine phosphatase family protein, protein MGIGQDLFVFQIWTTDAIHAIMLVDFTLWRQVGKLAILYLVRHGQTDWNRQRRIMGRHPVPLNETGSQQVQRLALSLKSWPIEKMVSSPMLRTVESAKIISEALGLPFEEDEGLCEISVGEWEGKYWDQMDSDPVVKAFETTPSITRPPGGETLTEVQNRAVKSIWRIIQEAGISNLLLVSHADTIRAILAHFIQMDLDPSRRFQIDNASLSVIKINPIKSRLILMNYLADPERIQGPQD, encoded by the coding sequence TTGGGAATCGGACAGGATCTTTTTGTTTTTCAAATCTGGACCACCGATGCAATTCATGCCATAATGTTAGTGGACTTTACCCTATGGAGGCAAGTAGGAAAATTGGCCATACTCTATTTGGTCAGACATGGACAAACGGATTGGAACCGCCAAAGAAGGATAATGGGAAGACATCCTGTCCCGCTTAACGAGACCGGTTCCCAGCAGGTTCAACGCCTTGCTTTATCCCTAAAATCCTGGCCTATTGAAAAAATGGTTTCCAGTCCCATGCTTCGGACGGTGGAATCTGCCAAAATTATTTCCGAAGCGTTAGGTCTTCCATTTGAGGAAGATGAGGGGCTCTGTGAGATCAGCGTCGGGGAATGGGAAGGAAAATATTGGGATCAAATGGATTCAGACCCGGTCGTAAAAGCATTTGAAACCACCCCTTCGATAACACGGCCCCCCGGAGGGGAAACCCTCACAGAAGTTCAAAACAGAGCGGTCAAATCTATTTGGCGGATAATCCAGGAGGCGGGTATTTCAAACCTGTTACTGGTCTCCCATGCGGATACCATTCGGGCGATTTTGGCTCATTTTATCCAAATGGATCTAGACCCCTCCCGGCGATTTCAAATCGACAATGCCTCGCTTTCCGTCATCAAAATAAATCCTATTAAAAGCCGGTTAATCCTAATGAACTACCTTGCAGATCCTGAACGGATTCAGGGACCGCAGGATTAA
- a CDS encoding DJ-1 family glyoxalase III: MKRVVVPLAPGFEEIEAITVIDILRRAGVEVMVAGIVEGAIEGRCGIKVIPDGSIDRVKAADFEMIILPGGAGGTEHLKKDPRVLQLLKEMQNSGKYTSAICAAPTVLSAAGMITGKKITSHPTVKNSLTESSYSENRVVIDGNLVTSRAPGTAMEFAFTLVELLVGKKKANEVNQGVMAKI, encoded by the coding sequence ATGAAACGGGTGGTGGTTCCTTTGGCCCCAGGATTTGAGGAGATTGAAGCTATTACCGTGATTGATATTCTCAGGAGGGCGGGGGTAGAGGTCATGGTTGCAGGTATTGTGGAAGGTGCGATAGAAGGAAGATGCGGAATTAAGGTTATTCCGGATGGGTCCATCGATCGGGTAAAAGCGGCTGATTTTGAAATGATTATTTTACCGGGTGGTGCAGGTGGAACAGAGCATTTAAAGAAAGACCCACGGGTCCTTCAGCTTTTAAAAGAAATGCAAAATTCGGGAAAGTATACCTCAGCCATTTGTGCCGCTCCCACGGTTCTTTCTGCGGCCGGAATGATAACCGGAAAAAAAATAACCAGCCACCCCACAGTGAAAAATTCTCTGACAGAGAGTTCTTACTCAGAAAATAGGGTGGTCATTGATGGAAACCTGGTTACCAGTCGCGCCCCGGGAACCGCCATGGAGTTTGCTTTTACCCTTGTTGAGCTTTTGGTGGGAAAAAAGAAGGCCAATGAGGTGAACCAAGGGGTCATGGCCAAAATATGA
- a CDS encoding metal ABC transporter permease — protein MEFLLEPLKYEFFRNGLIAAPMVGAICGLIGVYIVLRGMSYIGHGLSHAAFGGAVIGYVINVNFYIGAGLWGFLAALLINQVVKRNKIGADAAIGVVTTASFAIGVALISKAGRFTRDFEAALFGNILGVTSEDLFVIAGVGLMCFLVLGGMFKQLLFTTFDKESAKVYGVPTEWVDTWFSLILAASIIASMRVIGVTMIAAAIVIPAITARMLTDSFNKMVLLSTGIGSFTAVSGMYLSFYFDAASGATIVLFAATVFCLILFYDFLRKLSVTRVALEGVPLIATHEHSHIHEGKVHFHPHTLIEQEAHHDIETSPEHTHEEGQRHGGHTH, from the coding sequence ATGGAATTTTTGCTGGAACCCTTAAAATATGAATTCTTCCGAAACGGATTAATTGCTGCCCCCATGGTGGGAGCGATCTGCGGTTTAATCGGGGTTTATATTGTACTGAGGGGAATGAGCTATATCGGCCATGGGCTTTCCCACGCCGCTTTTGGAGGCGCAGTAATCGGGTATGTGATTAACGTAAATTTTTATATTGGGGCAGGCCTTTGGGGCTTTTTGGCTGCACTCCTCATTAATCAGGTTGTAAAGCGGAATAAGATTGGAGCTGATGCAGCAATCGGAGTGGTTACCACGGCCAGCTTTGCCATTGGTGTTGCCCTTATCAGTAAGGCAGGCCGTTTTACACGTGATTTTGAAGCCGCGCTGTTTGGAAATATTCTGGGAGTGACTTCGGAGGATCTATTTGTCATCGCCGGCGTTGGTTTGATGTGTTTCCTGGTCCTGGGGGGGATGTTCAAACAACTTCTGTTTACCACCTTTGATAAAGAGTCCGCAAAGGTGTATGGCGTTCCCACTGAATGGGTGGACACCTGGTTTTCGCTTATTCTTGCAGCATCCATAATCGCTTCGATGCGGGTCATTGGAGTAACCATGATTGCCGCAGCCATTGTGATTCCCGCCATTACGGCTAGAATGTTAACGGATAGCTTTAACAAGATGGTTCTCCTTTCCACGGGGATTGGATCATTCACGGCGGTGTCCGGGATGTATCTGAGTTTTTACTTTGATGCCGCTTCCGGTGCAACCATTGTCTTATTTGCCGCGACGGTATTTTGTCTGATCCTATTTTATGATTTTTTGAGGAAATTGTCCGTTACCCGTGTCGCTTTGGAGGGGGTTCCTTTGATTGCCACCCACGAACATTCCCATATTCATGAAGGAAAGGTTCATTTTCATCCTCATACTTTAATTGAGCAGGAGGCCCACCACGATATTGAAACCTCCCCTGAGCATACCCATGAAGAAGGTCAACGACATGGGGGCCATACCCATTAA
- a CDS encoding metal ABC transporter ATP-binding protein → MEYVVDLKGVSCAYEQKVVFRNLNLQLPAGQFAGVVGPTGSGKTTLLKVILGVVQPVEGSVLVAGKKVNGRGALRVGYVPQLESVDWNFPVTVEQVVLMGAFREMSYLPWASRKEKAKVQGLLERLGIGECGQRHIRNLSGGQQQRVFLARALISKPPLLILDEPTAGVDVSTQHDVLHLLGELNKDGVTILITTHDLNAVAAHLPWVICFNQGVVAQGDPDQIFTSEILKKTYNAEMVVIKHGGFTLMANTTPLSLKTGSHTHKTPTVDFD, encoded by the coding sequence ATGGAATACGTGGTTGACTTAAAAGGTGTGTCCTGTGCCTATGAACAAAAAGTGGTTTTTCGAAATCTCAACCTTCAATTGCCAGCGGGACAATTCGCTGGCGTGGTGGGACCCACCGGGTCGGGGAAAACCACTCTTTTAAAAGTCATTTTAGGGGTGGTTCAACCGGTTGAGGGATCTGTTTTAGTAGCTGGAAAAAAGGTTAATGGCAGAGGCGCCTTGCGTGTGGGCTATGTTCCTCAACTGGAGTCCGTGGATTGGAATTTTCCCGTAACCGTTGAACAGGTGGTTCTCATGGGAGCATTTAGGGAAATGAGTTATCTTCCCTGGGCAAGCCGGAAAGAGAAGGCTAAAGTTCAAGGTTTACTTGAACGTCTTGGTATAGGGGAGTGCGGCCAACGGCATATTAGAAATCTTTCCGGGGGACAACAGCAGCGTGTATTTTTAGCCCGGGCACTCATTAGCAAACCGCCACTTTTGATTTTAGATGAACCCACGGCTGGCGTGGATGTCAGTACACAACATGATGTTCTTCACCTTTTGGGGGAACTCAATAAGGACGGGGTGACGATTCTGATTACAACCCATGACCTCAATGCCGTGGCGGCTCACCTTCCTTGGGTCATTTGTTTTAACCAAGGCGTTGTGGCACAAGGAGACCCCGATCAGATATTTACCTCGGAAATTTTGAAAAAAACCTATAACGCGGAAATGGTGGTGATTAAACATGGGGGCTTTACCCTGATGGCCAATACCACACCCCTTTCCTTAAAAACCGGGAGCCATACCCACAAAACCCCCACTGTTGATTTTGATTAA
- the nikR gene encoding nickel-responsive transcriptional regulator NikR, translating into MKKTVRFGVSLDHHLLDDFDKWIEKKNYVNRSEAIRDLIRDHLVEQEWDENRETVGTVSIVYAHDVRELVDTLTDLQHQYHKQIKSGMHVHLDEHNCLEVLIVKGKSGELRKIADRLIGTRGVKHGKLTTTTTGKGLV; encoded by the coding sequence ATGAAGAAAACCGTTCGTTTTGGCGTGTCTCTGGATCATCATCTGTTGGATGATTTTGATAAATGGATTGAGAAAAAAAACTATGTAAACCGCTCTGAAGCCATCCGGGATTTGATTCGTGATCATTTGGTGGAGCAGGAGTGGGATGAGAACAGGGAAACTGTTGGAACCGTTTCAATTGTTTATGCCCATGATGTTCGAGAATTGGTGGATACTTTAACAGACCTACAACACCAATACCATAAGCAGATTAAATCAGGCATGCATGTGCATCTGGATGAGCACAATTGTCTTGAGGTTTTGATCGTGAAAGGAAAAAGTGGTGAATTGCGAAAAATTGCAGATCGGTTGATCGGGACCCGCGGGGTGAAACACGGGAAATTAACAACTACTACCACGGGGAAGGGATTGGTTTAA
- a CDS encoding metal ABC transporter substrate-binding protein, with amino-acid sequence MKIFLTLTFATLLVFSSIQAWGAGQRLKVVTTVSPITNIVYNVGGELIDLHGIVPEGTNSHTFEPAPSDVKYLAEADLLIMNGLHLEIPTEKLMNSSKKKSAQILKLGDQTIIRKEWVFDFSFPEEDGAPNPHLWLNVAHAMKYAKLTRDKLIEMDVPHRADYEANTRRFLAKLERLDQAIMEAMKTIPEGNRKLLTYHDSFAYFCPRYGCTVIGAIQPSSFSQPSPREVARLIDQIRNEKIPAIFGSEVFPSKVLDQIGKEGGVKFIDTLSDDDLPGTMDDPNHSYIGMMLGNIGTMVRALGGDPSALKGVDAKNVN; translated from the coding sequence ATGAAAATTTTTTTAACCCTTACCTTTGCAACCCTCCTTGTTTTTTCTTCAATTCAAGCATGGGGGGCGGGTCAGAGGTTAAAGGTTGTAACCACTGTCTCTCCGATTACCAATATCGTTTACAATGTGGGGGGGGAACTAATTGATTTACATGGAATCGTTCCTGAGGGAACCAACTCCCATACGTTTGAACCTGCCCCTTCCGATGTGAAGTACCTGGCGGAAGCCGACCTTCTAATCATGAATGGTCTCCATTTAGAGATTCCTACAGAAAAATTGATGAATTCTTCCAAGAAAAAGAGTGCCCAAATTCTAAAGTTGGGGGATCAGACCATTATCCGGAAGGAATGGGTGTTTGATTTCAGTTTTCCTGAAGAGGATGGTGCGCCTAACCCTCATTTGTGGCTTAATGTGGCCCATGCAATGAAATACGCTAAACTGACCCGGGATAAATTGATTGAAATGGACGTTCCTCATAGAGCCGATTACGAGGCCAATACGAGGAGGTTTCTTGCAAAGTTGGAAAGATTGGACCAAGCCATAATGGAAGCCATGAAAACGATCCCAGAAGGAAACCGGAAACTTCTAACCTATCATGATTCTTTCGCCTATTTTTGCCCCCGTTATGGGTGTACGGTGATTGGGGCCATTCAGCCTTCCAGCTTTTCTCAGCCTTCCCCCCGTGAAGTGGCCAGATTGATCGATCAAATCAGAAACGAAAAAATCCCCGCCATTTTTGGTTCAGAGGTTTTTCCAAGCAAGGTGTTGGATCAAATTGGAAAAGAGGGTGGGGTAAAGTTTATTGATACCCTTTCTGATGATGATCTTCCCGGAACCATGGATGACCCAAACCATTCCTATATTGGGATGATGCTTGGAAATATTGGAACAATGGTTAGAGCCTTGGGGGGAGACCCCTCCGCTTTGAAGGGCGTGGACGCTAAAAATGTGAATTAA